In a genomic window of Pristis pectinata isolate sPriPec2 chromosome 32, sPriPec2.1.pri, whole genome shotgun sequence:
- the LOC127585316 gene encoding LOW QUALITY PROTEIN: 40S ribosomal protein S21-like (The sequence of the model RefSeq protein was modified relative to this genomic sequence to represent the inferred CDS: deleted 1 base in 1 codon), translating to MQNDSGEFVGLYVPCKCSASNRIIGAKHHAFIQINHSDVDKITGRFNGQHRTNAICGAIRGMGESDDCILRLAENDGIVAKAV from the exons ATGCAGAACGACTCAGGAGAATTTGTTGGTCTCTATGTTCCATGCAAATGCTCTGCTAGCAACAGAATTATTGGTGCCAAGCACCATGCCTTCATTCAAATCAACCATTCTGACGTTGATAAAATAACTGGGAGATTCAATGGACAGCACAGAACC AATGCCATCTGTGGAGCTATTCGTGGAATGGGTGAATCAGATGATTGTATCCTGAGGCTAGCAGAGAACGACGGGATTGTGGCCAAGGCCGTCTAA